Proteins from one Streptococcus mitis B6 genomic window:
- a CDS encoding LCP family protein, with product MSKENPLSHHEQLRYDYLFKNIHYLNEREKKEFAYLQGKLNMAGGSEAYPEIHNENHDMEESFMEPVNQYSLPSYGNRSRSKKYQKSHSLPKVKSKKRKIRWGRIFAGLLALLACVGFGMIFMFLKGYSNADPTKPANAKAAQVEVFHGQDTRDGVNILIMGTDGRIGQNSAETRTDSIMVLNVGGSDKKMKLVSFMRDNLVYIDGYSQVINGRKQTDNKLNVAYELGEQEGQKGAEMVRQVLKDNFDLDIKYYALVDFQAFATAIDTLFPDGVTIDAQFSTLNGRPLTEATVGDDLHATETESPTQTIKVGKQQMNGSTLLNYARFRDDDEADYGRTKRQQQVLTAVLQQIKDPTKLFTGSEALGKVFAMTSTNVPYTFLLTNGLSFLDGAQNGIEKLTIPELGDWVDAYDVYGGLGLLVDQNKYQNKLSQMGLR from the coding sequence ATGAGTAAAGAAAATCCCTTAAGCCACCACGAGCAGTTACGTTATGACTATCTTTTTAAGAATATTCATTACCTCAATGAGCGAGAGAAAAAAGAGTTTGCTTACCTGCAAGGTAAGTTAAATATGGCTGGCGGTAGTGAAGCTTATCCAGAAATTCATAATGAAAATCATGATATGGAAGAGTCTTTCATGGAGCCAGTCAATCAGTATTCTCTTCCATCCTATGGAAACCGTAGTCGTTCAAAAAAATACCAGAAAAGCCATTCTCTTCCAAAGGTTAAGTCCAAAAAACGTAAGATTCGTTGGGGGCGCATTTTTGCAGGCTTGCTTGCTCTTCTAGCCTGTGTTGGTTTTGGCATGATTTTTATGTTCCTAAAAGGTTATTCAAATGCGGACCCAACCAAACCTGCCAATGCTAAGGCAGCTCAAGTAGAAGTCTTTCATGGTCAAGATACCAGAGATGGAGTTAATATTTTGATCATGGGTACAGATGGGCGAATCGGTCAAAATAGTGCTGAGACGCGGACGGACTCTATTATGGTATTAAATGTTGGCGGCTCAGATAAGAAAATGAAGCTGGTCAGCTTCATGCGTGACAATTTGGTTTATATAGACGGTTACAGCCAAGTCATTAACGGTAGAAAACAGACGGATAACAAGTTAAACGTAGCCTATGAGTTAGGAGAACAAGAGGGGCAAAAAGGGGCAGAAATGGTTCGTCAAGTTTTGAAAGATAATTTTGACTTGGACATTAAGTACTATGCCTTGGTCGATTTTCAGGCCTTTGCCACAGCGATTGACACGCTTTTCCCTGATGGGGTGACGATTGATGCTCAATTTTCAACATTGAATGGACGTCCACTAACAGAAGCTACAGTCGGCGATGATTTACATGCGACTGAGACTGAGTCTCCAACCCAAACCATCAAAGTCGGAAAACAGCAGATGAATGGTTCGACCTTGCTTAATTATGCTCGTTTCCGTGATGATGATGAGGCGGATTACGGCCGTACCAAAAGACAGCAACAAGTACTGACAGCAGTTCTTCAGCAAATCAAAGATCCAACCAAGCTCTTTACAGGCTCAGAGGCACTTGGCAAGGTATTCGCAATGACCTCAACGAATGTTCCTTATACCTTCCTGTTAACAAATGGCTTGTCTTTCCTAGACGGAGCTCAAAATGGTATTGAAAAATTGACGATTCCAGAACTGGGTGACTGGGTAGATGCCTATGATGTTTATGGAGGCTTGGGCTTGCTTGTCGATCAAAACAAATATCAGAATAAATTGTCTCAGATGGGTTTGAGATAA
- a CDS encoding LicD family protein: protein MNNMTDLKAIQARSLEMAEYFVAFCKEHGLLCYLCGGGAIGALRNKGFIPWDDDLDFFMPRKDYEKLAELWPRYADERYFLSKSNKDFVDRNLFITIRDKETTCIKPYQQDLDLPHGLALDVLPLDYYPKNPAERKKQVRWALIYSLFCAQTIPEKHGALMKWGSRILLGLTPKSLRYRIWKKAEKEMTKYDLSESDGITELCSGPGYMRNKYPIASFEDNLFLPFEETEMPIPVGYDAYLSTAFGDYMTPPPADKQLPHHDAVIADMDKSYTEYKGEYGG from the coding sequence ATGAACAATATGACTGATTTAAAAGCAATCCAGGCTCGTAGTCTGGAGATGGCTGAATATTTTGTGGCCTTTTGTAAAGAACATGGTTTGCTTTGTTATCTTTGTGGGGGAGGTGCTATTGGTGCTCTTCGAAACAAGGGCTTTATTCCTTGGGACGACGACCTAGACTTTTTTATGCCCCGTAAGGACTATGAAAAATTGGCAGAATTATGGCCTCGTTATGCAGATGAGCGTTATTTCTTATCAAAGAGTAACAAGGATTTTGTCGACCGTAATCTTTTTATTACCATTCGTGATAAGGAAACGACCTGCATTAAACCTTACCAGCAAGATTTGGATTTACCACATGGTTTGGCTTTGGACGTTTTGCCTTTGGATTATTATCCGAAAAATCCAGCTGAGCGAAAAAAACAGGTTCGTTGGGCCCTGATTTATTCACTCTTTTGTGCGCAAACTATTCCAGAAAAGCATGGCGCACTTATGAAATGGGGAAGTCGTATTTTACTGGGGTTGACTCCAAAATCTCTCCGTTATCGCATTTGGAAAAAAGCTGAAAAAGAAATGACCAAGTATGATCTATCTGAGAGCGATGGAATCACGGAACTATGCTCAGGTCCTGGCTACATGAGAAACAAGTATCCAATCGCATCTTTTGAGGATAATCTTTTCTTGCCATTTGAAGAGACAGAGATGCCTATTCCAGTTGGCTACGATGCCTATCTTAGTACTGCTTTTGGAGATTATATGACTCCTCCGCCAGCAGACAAGCAGCTACCGCATCATGATGCTGTCATCGCTGATATGGATAAGTCTTATACAGAATACAAGGGAGAATATGGTGGCTAA
- a CDS encoding glycosyltransferase: MVAKKKILFFMWSFSLGGGAEKILSTIVSNLDPEKYDIDILEMEHFDKGYESVPKNVRILKSLQDYRQARWLRAFLWRMRIYFPRLTRRLLVKDDYDVEVSFTIMNPPLLFSKRKEVKKISWIHGSIEEFLKDSSKRESHRRQLDAADTIVGISKKTSHSIKEVYPDYASKLQTVYNGYDFKTILEKSQEKIDIEIAPQSICTIGRIEENKGSDRVVEVIRLLHQEGKNYHLYFIGAGDMEEELKKRVKEYELEDYVHFLGYQKNPYQYLSQTKVLLSMSKQEGFPGVYVEALSLGLPFVSTDVGGAEELSQEGRFGQIIENNQEAAQAITNYMTSASNFDVDEASQFIQQFTIAKQIEQVEKLLEE; the protein is encoded by the coding sequence ATGGTGGCTAAGAAAAAAATCTTATTTTTTATGTGGTCTTTTTCTCTCGGAGGTGGCGCAGAGAAGATTCTGTCTACCATTGTTTCAAATCTGGATCCAGAAAAGTATGATATTGATATTCTTGAAATGGAGCACTTTGACAAGGGATATGAATCTGTTCCCAAGAATGTACGAATACTAAAATCCCTTCAGGATTACCGCCAAGCCAGATGGCTCCGAGCTTTTTTGTGGAGAATGAGAATTTATTTTCCAAGACTGACTCGGCGTTTGCTGGTAAAAGATGATTATGATGTTGAAGTTTCCTTTACCATTATGAATCCACCACTATTGTTCTCTAAAAGAAAAGAAGTCAAGAAAATCTCTTGGATTCATGGAAGTATCGAAGAATTTCTTAAGGATAGCTCCAAAAGAGAATCACATAGACGCCAGTTGGATGCCGCGGATACCATTGTAGGAATTTCAAAAAAGACCAGTCATTCTATCAAGGAAGTCTATCCAGATTATGCTTCGAAATTACAGACGGTCTACAATGGATATGATTTTAAGACTATTTTAGAAAAATCTCAAGAGAAGATCGATATCGAGATTGCGCCTCAAAGTATCTGTACGATCGGACGGATTGAGGAAAATAAGGGTTCTGATCGTGTGGTGGAAGTGATACGATTATTACACCAAGAGGGAAAAAACTATCATCTCTATTTTATCGGGGCTGGGGATATGGAAGAGGAACTGAAAAAACGCGTCAAAGAATATGAGCTTGAAGACTATGTACATTTCCTTGGTTATCAAAAAAATCCATATCAGTATTTATCTCAGACGAAAGTTCTCTTGTCTATGTCTAAACAAGAAGGTTTTCCTGGAGTGTATGTGGAGGCCTTGAGTCTGGGACTTCCTTTTGTCTCTACGGATGTCGGAGGGGCTGAGGAATTATCCCAAGAAGGACGATTTGGACAAATCATTGAGAACAATCAAGAGGCAGCTCAGGCAATTACGAACTACATGACCTCTGCCTCAAACTTTGATGTTGATGAGGCTAGCCAATTCATTCAACAATTCACAATTGCCAAACAAATCGAACAAGTAGAAAAACTATTAGAGGAGTAG
- a CDS encoding glycosyltransferase family 2 protein, producing METALISVIVPVYNVAQYLEKSIASIQKQTYQNLEIILIDDGATDESGRLCDSIAEQDDRVSVLHKKNEGLSQARNDGMKQANGDYLIFIDSDDYIHPEMIQSLYEQLLQEDTDVSSCGVMNVYANDESPQSANQDEYFVCDSQTFLREYLIGEKIPGTICNKLIKREIATALSFPKGLIYEDAYYHFDLIKLAKKYVVNTKPYYYYFHRGDSITTKPYAEKDLAYIDIYQKFYNEVVKNYPDLKEVAFFRLAYAHFFILDKMLLDDQYKQFEAYSQIHRFLKSHAFAIARNPIFRKGRRISALALFINISLYRFLLLKNIEKSKKLH from the coding sequence ATGGAAACTGCATTAATCAGTGTGATTGTGCCAGTCTATAATGTGGCACAGTACCTAGAAAAATCGATAGCTTCCATTCAGAAGCAGACCTATCAGAATCTGGAAATCATTCTTATTGATGATGGAGCAACGGATGAAAGTGGTCGCTTGTGTGATTCAATCGCTGAACAAGATGATAGGGTGTCAGTGCTTCATAAAAAGAATGAAGGTTTGTCGCAAGCACGAAACGATGGAATGAAGCAGGCTAACGGAGATTATCTGATTTTTATTGACTCAGATGATTATATCCATCCAGAAATGATTCAGAGCTTATATGAGCAATTACTTCAAGAAGATACGGATGTTTCGAGCTGTGGTGTCATGAATGTCTATGCTAATGATGAAAGCCCACAGTCAGCCAATCAGGATGAGTATTTTGTCTGTGATTCCCAAACATTTCTGAGGGAATACCTCATAGGTGAAAAAATACCTGGAACGATCTGTAATAAGCTAATCAAGAGAGAGATTGCAACTGCCCTATCCTTTCCAAAGGGATTGATATACGAAGATGCCTATTATCATTTTGATTTAATCAAGTTGGCTAAGAAGTACGTTGTTAATACCAAACCCTATTATTACTATTTCCATAGAGGGGATAGTATTACGACTAAACCCTATGCAGAGAAGGATTTAGCCTATATTGATATCTATCAAAAGTTTTATAATGAAGTTGTGAAAAACTATCCTGACTTGAAAGAGGTTGCTTTTTTCAGATTGGCCTATGCCCACTTCTTTATTCTGGATAAGATGTTGCTAGATGATCAGTATAAACAGTTTGAAGCCTATTCTCAGATTCATCGTTTTTTAAAAAGCCATGCCTTTGCTATTGCTAGGAATCCAATTTTCCGTAAGGGGAGAAGAATTAGTGCTTTGGCTCTATTCATAAATATTTCCTTATACCGATTCTTATTACTAAAAAATATTGAAAAATCTAAAAAATTACATTAG
- a CDS encoding O-antigen polysaccharide polymerase Wzy family protein, producing the protein MIDGKRLLFSLTIVSYALTLVSGIVYLFNNNNVSLLSTLLFLLVSSLIACWNDIKYYLIHFIFFLTIFVFLVSRPTIDYFRDGALDTYHPIAYRFAFIVVMVSILGLTTGGLLARYFIARKKIQVSKIGSSLKEVYIKRLRFVSLGVFLLTYPFYFIRLFERLLYRLQTSYYTYYANFESKLPYFTYILSTFTVYAMCMYLATKPKKWQATAVLVSFIAANTIHLAIGTRNPFILSILFAFVYYFMREQTEKGKWIGFKEKLAIFVGSPILMLAMGVLNYVRDNVQVSHTGFWDILLDFIYKQGTSFGVLARGFLFNSSLPYRDFRNFTFGPVIDYFARGSLGAIFGGKAFEHTTNSVELAVDSNSYAHNLSYLVLNKEYLKGHGIGSSYIMELYTDYGMIGVFLLSLLLGMLFIAMLQVAYRSRTILFALSLLILNNLFFMPRSSFSESFFNLFTMQFWGIVLVIIFVAKMLTKENQYLLNKGEKNHV; encoded by the coding sequence GTGATTGATGGAAAACGATTATTATTTAGTTTGACCATAGTCAGTTATGCCTTGACGCTAGTAAGTGGAATTGTGTATCTGTTTAATAATAACAATGTTAGCTTGCTTTCTACTTTATTGTTCTTACTGGTTAGTAGCTTAATTGCTTGTTGGAATGATATCAAGTATTACTTAATCCATTTTATTTTCTTTTTAACTATTTTTGTATTTCTGGTATCAAGGCCGACTATTGATTACTTTAGGGATGGTGCTTTGGATACCTATCATCCCATAGCCTATCGCTTTGCCTTTATAGTCGTCATGGTTTCGATATTGGGATTGACTACAGGAGGGCTCCTAGCTCGCTATTTTATAGCTAGAAAGAAAATACAAGTATCCAAGATAGGAAGTTCTCTAAAAGAGGTTTACATCAAGCGGTTGCGCTTTGTATCGCTAGGAGTTTTTCTTCTAACCTATCCTTTCTATTTCATTCGCTTATTTGAACGACTCCTGTATCGCTTGCAGACTTCCTACTATACCTACTATGCAAACTTTGAAAGTAAACTGCCTTATTTTACCTATATCTTATCAACATTTACGGTCTATGCAATGTGTATGTATTTGGCAACTAAGCCAAAGAAATGGCAGGCCACAGCAGTGCTTGTCTCCTTTATTGCAGCTAATACTATTCATTTGGCAATCGGGACACGAAATCCCTTTATTTTAAGTATTTTATTTGCATTCGTTTATTACTTTATGCGGGAGCAAACAGAAAAAGGAAAATGGATTGGGTTTAAAGAAAAGTTAGCGATTTTTGTAGGTTCTCCTATTCTCATGTTAGCGATGGGAGTGCTCAATTATGTACGGGATAATGTCCAAGTTTCCCATACAGGTTTCTGGGATATCTTACTTGACTTTATCTATAAACAAGGGACTAGTTTTGGTGTTTTGGCTAGAGGTTTTCTATTTAACAGTAGCCTACCTTATCGAGATTTCCGTAATTTTACTTTTGGTCCTGTTATTGATTATTTTGCAAGGGGAAGTTTGGGGGCAATTTTCGGAGGAAAAGCCTTTGAGCATACAACCAATAGTGTGGAACTAGCTGTTGATAGTAATAGTTATGCCCACAATCTATCCTATCTTGTTTTGAACAAGGAATACCTGAAAGGACATGGTATTGGAAGTAGTTATATCATGGAGTTGTATACAGACTATGGCATGATAGGAGTCTTTCTACTTAGTCTCTTACTCGGTATGCTATTTATAGCCATGCTGCAAGTAGCCTACCGATCAAGAACAATCCTATTTGCCTTGTCCCTACTCATCTTGAATAATCTATTCTTTATGCCAAGAAGTAGCTTTTCAGAAAGTTTCTTCAATCTATTTACAATGCAATTCTGGGGAATTGTTCTTGTGATTATATTCGTAGCGAAAATGCTTACAAAAGAGAACCAGTATCTACTAAACAAAGGAGAAAAAAATCATGTTTGA
- the mecA gene encoding adaptor protein MecA, producing the protein MKMKQISDTTLKITMSLEDLMDRGMEIADFLVPQEKTEEFFYAILDELEMPDSFLDTGMLSFRVTPKPDKVDVFVTKSKIDQNLDFEDLSDLPDMEELAQMSPDEFIKTLEKSIADKTKDDIEAIQSLEQVEAKEEEQEQAEQEAESKKEPYIYYILSFAKLADLVSFAKTVTFEMETSELYKMNERYYLTILVDIENHPSPYPAWLLARMREFADDSDISRSVLQEYGQVLMNHDAVLNLKKIG; encoded by the coding sequence ATGAAAATGAAACAAATCAGTGATACAACTTTGAAAATCACGATGTCTTTAGAGGATTTGATGGATCGTGGAATGGAGATTGCTGACTTTCTCGTTCCTCAAGAAAAAACAGAAGAGTTCTTTTATGCTATCTTGGATGAGTTAGAGATGCCTGATAGCTTTCTAGATACAGGTATGTTGAGCTTCCGTGTGACTCCAAAACCTGATAAGGTCGATGTCTTTGTAACCAAATCAAAGATTGATCAAAATCTAGATTTTGAAGACTTATCGGATTTACCAGATATGGAAGAATTGGCTCAAATGTCTCCAGATGAATTTATCAAAACCTTGGAAAAAAGTATCGCAGACAAAACTAAGGATGATATCGAAGCCATTCAATCTCTAGAGCAGGTTGAAGCCAAGGAAGAAGAGCAAGAGCAGGCTGAACAAGAAGCTGAGAGCAAGAAAGAGCCTTACATCTACTACATCCTTTCTTTTGCTAAGTTGGCTGACTTGGTGTCTTTTGCCAAGACAGTGACTTTTGAGATGGAAACTTCTGAACTCTACAAGATGAATGAGCGCTATTATTTGACCATTTTAGTGGATATTGAAAATCATCCAAGTCCATATCCAGCTTGGCTGTTGGCTCGTATGCGCGAGTTTGCGGACGATAGTGATATCAGTCGTTCAGTTTTGCAAGAGTATGGTCAAGTCTTGATGAATCACGATGCAGTGCTTAATCTGAAAAAGATTGGATAA
- a CDS encoding homoserine dehydrogenase — protein sequence MTVKIALLGFGTVASGVPFLLKENGEKINQSAHSEIEVAKVLVKDEDEKNRLLAAGNDFNFVTNVDDILSDQDITIVVELMGRIEPAKTFITRALEAGKHVVTANKDLLAVHGAELLEIAQANKVALYYEAAVAGGIPILRTLANSLASDKITRVLGVVNGTSNFMMTKMVEEGWSYDDALAEAQRLGFAESDPTNDVDGIDAAYKMVILSQFAFGMKVAFDDVAHKGIRNITPEDVAVAQELGYVVKLVGSIEETPSGIAAEVTPTFLPKAHPLASVNGVMNAVFVESIGIGESMYYGPGAGQKPTATSVVADIVRIVRRLNDGTIGKDFNEYSRDLVLANPEDVKANYYFSILAPDSKGQVLKLAEIFNAQDISFKQILQDGKEGDKARVVIITHKINKTQLENVSAELKKVSEFDLLNTFKVLGE from the coding sequence ATGACAGTTAAAATTGCTTTACTAGGATTTGGTACCGTTGCAAGTGGAGTGCCTTTCCTCCTAAAGGAAAATGGAGAAAAAATCAATCAATCAGCACATTCAGAGATTGAAGTTGCCAAGGTATTGGTCAAGGATGAAGATGAAAAGAATCGCTTGCTTGCAGCAGGGAATGACTTTAACTTTGTAACCAATGTAGATGATATTTTATCAGATCAAGACATTACGATCGTAGTGGAATTGATGGGGCGTATCGAACCTGCTAAGACTTTTATCACTCGTGCCTTGGAAGCTGGCAAACACGTTGTTACTGCTAACAAGGACCTTTTGGCTGTCCATGGTGCAGAATTGTTAGAAATCGCTCAAGCTAACAAGGTAGCACTATACTACGAAGCAGCAGTAGCTGGTGGGATTCCAATTCTTCGTACCTTGGCAAATTCCTTGGCTTCTGATAAAATCACGCGCGTGCTTGGAGTAGTCAACGGAACTTCTAACTTCATGATGACCAAAATGGTGGAAGAAGGCTGGTCTTACGATGATGCTCTTGCGGAAGCACAAAGACTTGGATTTGCAGAAAGCGACCCGACAAATGACGTAGATGGAATTGATGCAGCCTACAAGATGGTTATTTTGAGCCAATTTGCCTTTGGCATGAAGGTTGCATTTGACGATGTAGCCCACAAAGGAATCCGCAACATCACACCAGAAGACGTAGCTGTAGCTCAAGAACTTGGCTATGTAGTGAAATTGGTTGGTTCAATCGAGGAAACTCCTTCAGGTATTGCTGCAGAAGTGACTCCAACCTTCCTTCCTAAAGCGCATCCACTTGCCAGTGTGAATGGCGTAATGAACGCTGTCTTTGTAGAATCTATCGGTATTGGTGAGTCTATGTACTACGGACCAGGTGCTGGTCAAAAACCAACTGCAACAAGTGTTGTAGCAGATATTGTCCGTATCGTTCGTCGTTTGAATGATGGTACCATTGGCAAAGACTTCAACGAATACAGCCGTGACTTGGTCTTGGCAAATCCTGAGGATGTTAAAGCAAACTACTACTTCTCAATCTTGGCTCCAGACTCAAAAGGTCAGGTCTTGAAGTTGGCTGAAATCTTCAATGCCCAAGATATTTCCTTTAAGCAAATCCTCCAAGATGGAAAAGAAGGGGATAAGGCGCGTGTCGTTATCATTACACACAAGATTAATAAAACCCAGCTTGAAAATGTCTCAGCTGAATTGAAGAAGGTTTCAGAATTCGACCTCTTGAATACCTTCAAGGTGCTAGGAGAATAA
- the thrB gene encoding homoserine kinase, with product MKIIVPATSANIGPGFDSVGVAVTKYLQIEVCEERDEWLIEHQIGKWIPHDERNLLLKIALQIAPDLQPRRLKMTSNVPLARGLGSSSSVIVAGIELANQLGHLNLSDHEKLQLATKIEGHPDNVAPAIYGNLVIASSVDGQVSAIVADFPECDFLAYIPNYELRTRDSRGVLPKKLSYKEAVAASSIANVAVAALLAGDMVTAGQAIEGDLFHERYRQDLVREFATIKQVAKENGAYATYLSGAGPTVMVLASHDKMPTIKAELGNQPFKGKLHDLKVDTQGVRVEAK from the coding sequence ATGAAGATTATAGTACCTGCAACCAGTGCCAATATCGGGCCAGGTTTTGACTCGGTCGGTGTAGCTGTAACCAAGTATCTTCAAATTGAGGTCTGCGAAGAACGAGATGAGTGGCTGATTGAACACCAGATTGGTAAATGGATTCCACATGACGAGCGTAATCTCTTGCTCAAAATCGCTTTGCAAATTGCACCAGACTTGCAGCCAAGACGTTTGAAAATGACCAGTAATGTTCCCCTGGCGCGTGGTTTGGGTTCTTCCAGCTCGGTTATTGTTGCTGGAATTGAACTAGCCAACCAACTGGGTCATCTCAACTTGTCAGACCATGAAAAATTGCAGTTGGCGACCAAGATTGAAGGACATCCTGACAATGTAGCTCCAGCCATTTATGGTAATCTCGTTATTGCAAGCTCCGTTGATGGGCAAGTTTCTGCTATCGTGGCTGACTTTCCAGAGTGTGATTTCCTAGCCTACATTCCAAACTATGAATTGCGTACTCGAGACAGCCGTGGTGTCTTGCCTAAAAAATTGTCCTACAAGGAAGCTGTTGCTGCTAGTTCTATCGCCAATGTGGCGGTTGCAGCCTTGTTGGCAGGAGACATGGTGACCGCTGGGCAAGCAATCGAGGGAGATCTCTTCCACGAACGCTATCGTCAGGACTTGGTGAGAGAATTTGCGACGATTAAGCAAGTGGCCAAAGAAAATGGTGCTTATGCAACCTACCTCTCTGGTGCTGGGCCGACAGTTATGGTCTTGGCTTCTCATGACAAGATGCCAACGATTAAGGCTGAATTGGGAAATCAACCCTTCAAAGGAAAACTTCATGACTTGAAAGTTGATACCCAAGGTGTCCGTGTTGAAGCAAAATAA
- the msrB gene encoding peptide-methionine (R)-S-oxide reductase MsrB translates to MAEIYLAGGCFWGLEEYFSRISGVLATSVGYANGQVETTNYQLLKETDHAETVQVIYDEKAVSLREILLYYFRVIDPLSVNQQGNDCGRQYRTGIYYQDEADLPAIYTVVQEQERMLGRKIAVEVEQLRHYILAEDYHQDYLKKNPLGYCHIDVTDAEKPLIDAANYEKPSQEVLKKRLTEESYRVTQEAATEAPFSNAYDQTFEEGIYVDITTGEPLFFAKDKFASGCGWPSFSRPISKELIHYYKDLSHGMERIEVRSRSGNAHLGHVFTDGPRELGGLRYCINSASLRFVSKDEMEEAGYGFLLPYLNK, encoded by the coding sequence ATGGCAGAAATTTATCTAGCAGGCGGTTGTTTTTGGGGCTTAGAGGAATATTTTTCACGAATTTCTGGAGTGCTAGCAACCAGTGTTGGCTACGCTAATGGACAAGTCGAAACGACAAATTATCAGCTACTCAAAGAAACAGACCATGCAGAAACGGTTCAAGTGATTTATGATGAGAAGGCAGTTTCACTTAGAGAGATTTTACTTTATTATTTCCGTGTTATTGATCCATTATCAGTCAATCAACAAGGGAATGACTGTGGACGTCAGTATCGGACCGGAATTTATTACCAAGATGAAGCTGATTTGCCAGCTATCTACACAGTGGTGCAGGAGCAGGAGCGCATGCTGGGTCGAAAGATTGCAGTGGAAGTGGAGCAACTTCGCCACTACATTCTGGCTGAAGATTACCACCAAGACTATCTTAAGAAGAATCCTTTAGGTTACTGTCATATCGATGTGACCGATGCTGAGAAGCCATTGATTGACGCAGCAAATTATGAAAAGCCTAGTCAAGAGGTGTTAAAGAAAAGATTAACCGAAGAGTCCTATCGTGTTACCCAAGAAGCTGCTACAGAGGCTCCATTTAGTAATGCTTATGACCAAACCTTTGAAGAAGGAATTTATGTAGATATTACAACAGGTGAGCCACTCTTTTTTGCCAAGGATAAGTTTGCTTCAGGTTGTGGTTGGCCAAGTTTTAGCCGTCCTATTTCCAAAGAGTTGATTCACTATTACAAGGACCTGAGTCATGGAATGGAGCGAATCGAGGTTCGTTCTCGGTCAGGAAATGCTCACTTGGGTCATGTTTTCACAGATGGCCCTCGGGAGTTAGGTGGCCTTCGTTACTGTATCAATTCGGCATCCTTGCGTTTTGTATCCAAGGATGAGATGGAAGAGGCAGGATATGGCTTTCTATTGCCATACTTAAATAAATAA